A single genomic interval of Argopecten irradians isolate NY chromosome 8, Ai_NY, whole genome shotgun sequence harbors:
- the LOC138329949 gene encoding uncharacterized protein translates to MQRLVFYLICGYCVLSRTRGTHHKHGAREETTYKHGTKHITQNGSSCDDSFHHHLDECLEPFSKKAHIYTSIYPQNPIVREIFVKYVCRRYKKMLHCIHLVLTNCETGENIEIVQHKLDKRRWVVDVNDMCHIQSDSSKKNSTDTKERNYKKHSSESKGHNSGNYERDIKMHNSRYKGRPSITSVQPFNRVSESVTQSEIEYYNMKSQEAAENLPRLKNSNRRNSHENIPNIVQKLKKEEFQKLSNKIVQSDRIGGSSKTIAQLVTYIQYNVFLNGQKDSEVKVDKHISTDTSSLDTLLEDGQKPVMVHVLYIDSDKGMSSHSVSGGCLLLCNPVVVVCLILTVISTQLIM, encoded by the exons ATGCAGAGGCTAGTGTTCTACCTAATCTGTGGCTATTGTGTTTTATCAAGGACTAGAGGAACTCATCACAAACATGGAGCCAGGGAGGAAACTACATATAAACATGGAACAAAACACATTACACAGAATGGTTCTAGTTGTGATGACAGTTTTCACCATCATTTAGATGAGTGTTTGGAGCCTTTCTCTAAGAAAGCCCATATATACACCAGTATATATCCTCAGAACCCTATCGTGAGGGAAATCTTTGTTAAATATGTATGCAG acgATACAAGAAAATGTTACACTGCATTCATCTCGTGCTAACAAATTgtgagacaggagaaaacattGAGATTGTTCAGCATAAACTGGATAAAAGACGCTGGGTTGTTGATGTGAATGACATGTGTCATATCCAATCCGATTCCTCTAAAAAGAATTCAACTGACACCAAAGAACGTAACTATAAAAAGCATTCAAGTGAAtccaagggacataactctgggAATTATGAAAGAGACATAAAGATGCATAACTCTAGATATAAAGGGAGACCATCCATCACATCAGTTCAACCCTTTAACAGAGTTTCAGAATCTGTGACACAATCAGAAATAGAATATTATAACATGAAAAGTCAAGAGGCAGCTGAGAACCTTCCTCGTTTAAAAAacagcaatagaagaaacagccATGAAAACAttccaaatattgttcaaaagTTGAAAAAAGAAGAATTTCAAAAACTCAGCAATAAAATTGTGCAGTCTGATCGTATTGGTGGATCAAGTAAAACAATAGCTCAActtgttacatatatacaatataatgtgttTCTTAATGGACAAAAAGATTCCGAAGTTAAAGTAGATAAACACATATCCACAGACACGAGTAGTTTAGATACCTTATTAGAAGATGGCCAGAAACCAgttatggtacatgtattgtacattGACAGTGATAAAGGGATGTCGAGTCACAGTGTCAGCGGAGGATGTTTATTACTGTGTAACCCTGTTGTTGTAGTGTGCCTTATTCTTACTGTGATATCCACACAACTGATAATGTAA